The nucleotide sequence ATTGGCTATCAGATAGTCAAGATCTATACTATATCTTTGGATAACCTAAGGACAAAGGAAATCTTAAACACCCTTTTATCGAGGGAGGCAGTTCCCATGAATCTAAAGATTCTTTAGGACTTAGAGTCTATGAAAAGATCGTATAACTATGATTTAGTAGTGAGTGTATCACTTTTAAATCACTTGTGAGTTAAGTATTCCATCCTGACCAAGTTTGACTTACAAGTTCCTCGACTTGGCCAGCATTCATTCGATCCTACACCTAAGACTCTTTGCTTATCCTGTGATGCCCTCGAGATGGGAATTCATCTCTCCTTCGTTTGGTGATAGTGTCTTATTTATAATGGTAGAAGATATTACCCTTTTAGATGGTGCCCAACAAATAGTGCTATCTAATAGTGTTCATCAAAAAATATTGGCGTGCCAATATTACTCTGACCCACAAACTTTTTATGACTTGCTTTTGACTATGTAAGGAAAAAAGTGGTTACTATTTAGTCACTTGGAGGGCTTCAAAGTTAGTGGAGTCCCTTCGAATCACAATAGTTGGAAGGAGCATTTCTTTTTCGTACATTCAAGTTAAGATTGGGGTTTGATCTCACTTGTCGTCACACTACATAGATAACACCCCTCCTTGTTAGACGAGGAGGCGAGTCAAGTACTTCTACTGAGAGACATATTCTCTTCTTCTAAGGTCATCCGAAAGATTGACGAGGAGTAACTTATTGACATGGGTCTCAACTCGGTTCCTCGTGGTATGACCCAAACCTCCCATCACTTCACCTCATCCATCTTTTTGATTCTCTGTAGCCTTATTTTTTTATCCTCTAGAGACATGAATTTGCATTCCTTGAAGAGGAAGATACCTAGCTTCTCTTAGGGCACAACGGTGACCTCTTTGAATTCGGCCACTATCCACGAGTTATCGCTCGAGGCTTTGGGACTAACTCAGTCTAACCATCATGCTAGCATCGACAAGCCGAGAAAGAAGCAGAAGGTCATTGTGATAAAAGTATCTCGCCCTCTAATGGTTGGGGAACTTAAGGAATTAGTTCTTAAGAAAGAGCCTCCTACCTTTGCAGCATTAGCACCTTCAAGGGGTCCCCAAAGCTCCCAGTCATCTTTTGAGAAAAGATGGGATAGGTTCAGGTCAATATTCAAGTTATGCAAGGGGAAGCCcctgctcttcatggctttactaATAGCTAACCTGATAGATCCAACCCCGGGTGCACTGTTGCAATCGAGATGAGAGAGTTTGCAGGAGGAGCAAAAGGTGTGGGGTGATGGTGTGGCCTCATAGCAGTATTGCCCTGGGTCCTTATGTTTGGGGGGTTGTAAAGCATATCTATCATTCTACTTCAGAGATTCTGCTCGACACCTGCTTCTGCAATGAAGTGTTGGTAAGTTAGGTTATTGCTAGCCCCTTCAAATTCACATTATTCATCTATTCATCTTTGATTTGTAGTACTACTTCTATATAACAACCCTTATCAATCATATAAATAAGACGTTGGCTTTCTCATTCACCAGTAGGCCCTCGTAATCGAAGATCTTTAAGAAGAGATCAAGGGGCTGAATGAGGGAGGAGCTCCTTTTGCTATTACCGAGGTGGAGGTTTGGGGGGCCGAGCTAGAGTGACAACTTGATGAAGCCAAGCTACACCACACTGACTTCATCAAGCAGTTGAAGGAAGTCTAGAGCAATAATCAGGCCATAGAGGGCTCACCCGGGAGCTGGATTCGATGAGGATAAATAACTTGGAGCTTGTCGAGCAAGTCGTGGTGGCTAATGAGCAGGCTTGGGATCTAAGGGAAGCATTGGAAGTAGAGCGATACATAATACCAAAGTATCGAGAGGAGACAATCACGATTACAAGGCATCTGTTGGGTTTAGAAGAGGTCTAGAGAGAACAATGATCATCTCGTACTAGTTTGGGTACCAAATCACCTTAGCCCATTTCACGACGAGGTATCCCAAACTCAAGCTCGAGAATGACTCATTTACTAGGTATCTCAAAAATCAAAATGTCTCAATAGTGGCTGAGGTGTCCTTTGACAATAACATTGACCTATTGGAGCATATTGCTACTTTCCACACCCAATAATCATTATATAACATTTTAGATGCTATGATGTGTCACACTTCCTAATCATATTAAGAGGCCCAATACAAGAATGGCACGCCTACCCATCTGAAGTCACTCTCTATCATTTTTTTTACTCAGCTCACAAGGGAGTTGAAGCTTCACTTCCTTAGGAATGTGTGCCTGAGGCTATCAAGGCAAATACTTCTCAGACTTTAGGCAATAGGAGAAAGAAACACTACAAGTCCATTTGTCATAATATctttaggaaatttatctatcaaATCTGTCAACTGGGTCTGGAATTCAGGTGGAGTAGAGTGATGACATACTGGTCCGCTAAACTCTGGTTGGAGAGCGAGGTGTCCCCTCAATTGGCGGTTCGATAAGCATCGATTTCTCTTGAGATGTTGGTAGCGTGTTGGGTGGGGGGACCCCAATAAGCACCAGTGCCGATGGTTGTTGAGTTGCTAACCGTGGTATCGCCTATTGGGCTAGCTAGAGCAAGAGTAGAGTAATATATTGTATCATGCTCATTAGTCTCTACACTTGCTAGGTGAGGTTTAGAAACACCTTAGCAGGGATGAGTAGGTGGCTCGAGGTCACCTTTGGGGGTGAAAGGCCCAAGTCATTGAACAGACACCAATATCACATCAGTGTTTGTACCAAAGTAGATATATCCATATGCGAAAAGGGTAGTTGCTACCTCCTGAGTGAAAGTATTATGGATTGGGAGCAGGACCTTCTCATTCGAGCGTTCGTCGAGTGTTGATAGGCAGACATTCCTATGACATCAAACCCTCTTTCTAGGGCCAAAATGATGAGAGAAAATATTGTTGATATTTTGGTCAGCTCGATATAATCCAGTCCTGTATGCATAGGATAGTTCGAGGTGTCTTCGAGGTAGAAGCACTAAACTCCTTAGGTGCCATCTACACTAAGACTGAGGTCAAGAGAGGTTTTCCGAACTATTCACTCCAATGCCCAAGTTAATAATTCGAAGTATATGAGTATGAACATGAGTTCCTCGAAAAAGATAAGTTTATCTCTTTTTATAATATTGGTCATAAAAGGTTAAAAGGAAGCATATAATTATCTTTTCGATCAAAAAGGACAAGAAGAAAATTTATAATTGTTCTTATGGTCATATGTCTTTCTAATTATAAAGGACAAGAAGGAAACTTGTAATTGTTAATAAAAAaggataataaaaaaatctacaATTGTCTTTCTGGTCATAAAGTGCTAGGAGAAAACTTACGATTGTCTGCTTTAAATCTTGTTCTCCTCTTTTTAGACATCATACGATGATTCTATGTTGAATGATGATTAACTAACAtcctattaaaatataataacaatACAAAAGTATGATAAGAAAATGTTAATCTTGACACAACGAATAATGATAGATTGATCTTAAGAAAACGTTGATCTTGACAcagcataaataaaaaagatattgaCACAAATCAGGTGAATGTCCGGAGAAAGTCGGAGACGGTGATACAATTCAGCTAGATCGATCATAAGATGAAGAAGCTTCTTTCTCGTGACATTTGATTGAAGGTTCAGATGTCTTTGATGATGCTTTTCatgtcttctttttatttttccagATGACCTTCATGTCGTTAAGTTGAGAAAATTGTCACGTAAGCGAAAGGGAAGTATCCCCAACTTCGCTTTCGCCATCCACCCACCCTCTACCTACATAATCCATGTGATTGTGAAATGATAActgaatacacacacacatatatatataccttatTTAGTTAAATTAAAGATAATTCCAACATAATAAATAAGAAACCAAAGGTAATTCTTCTCCTTGTTTAGAATATTAACCGCCATAGtatcatttatttaaattttttaatcccCAAACTCGATCATATTAGAAATGTTCGTATTGTATAAATATGTTGATCCAATCAAAAGTGTCGAGATAGAGCCGTGGACTTGTTTATATTCTAAAGCTCCTAAGGTGCTTATGGTAAAATATCGACGTCCGATTCTTTTCGATGCCTAAATCAGTAACGTTGAACGAGAAtttagtgcagcaaaagtaactcCTTGCATATTAATTTCTAACGTAATTAAAATCTTGAGCTCGAAGTGTGTCGACTACCTCTTTAATTCTACATACTATTTAATTGATCGTAGACGcagcatttatatatatatatatatagagagagagagagagatactatTTACGATGCGACACTTGTGTCGTTTTGCAAACTGGTCCCTCTCCAATTCCGAATTATGCAAACAAGTCCTTTCGGGACTTGTAATCCCTATTCCCTCCCGTCTCCGCTCCTCATTCCTCCAACTTCGGATCTATCGATCACAGCAGCAGCAGTTCCGCGACTGGACTGATCGGAGGAGGGGAGGGAGCGGCGGAGCAATGGCGGAGGGGGTGATGAAGAAGGTGCTGCTGTCGTACGCCTACGTTGCGGTGTGGATCTTCCTCAGCTTCACCGTCATCGTTTACAACAAGTACATTCTGGATCCGAAGATGTACGGGTGGCCCTTCCCCATCAGCCTCACCATCATCCACATGACCTTCTGCTCCGCCCTCGCATTCCTCCTCGTCCGCGTCCTCCGCCTGGtggcgccgcccgcctccccgccCATGACCCGCCCACTCTACCTCTCCTCCGTCGTCCCCATCGGCGCCCTCTACTCCCTCTCCCTGTGGTTCTCCAACTCTGCGTACATCTACCTCTCCGTCTCCTTCATCCAGATGCTCAAGGCCCTCATGCCCGTCGCCGTCTACTCCATCAGCGTCCTCTTCCGCAAGGAGGCTTTCAAGTCCTCCTCCATGCTCAACATGCTCTCCATCTCCTTCGGCGTCGCCATCGCCGCGTACGGCGAGGCCCGCTTCGTCGGCGCGGGCGTCGTCCTCCAGCTCGCCGCCGTCGCCTTCGAGGCCACCCGCCTCGTCCTCATCCAGATCCTCCTCACCTCCAAGGGCGTCTCCCTTAACCCCATTACCTCCCTCTACTACGTAGCCCCCTGCTGCCTTGCCTTCCTCCTCGTCCCCTGGTCCATGGTCGAGCTCCCTGTCCTCCGTGACCGCTTGGCCGCCTCCGCCTTCCGCCCCGACATCCTCATCTTCGGCACCAACTCCTTGTGCGCCTTCGCCCTCAACCTTGCCGTCTTCCTCCTCGTCGGCAAGACCTCCGCCCTCACCATGAACGTCGCTGGCGTCGTCAAGGACTGGCTCCTCATCGCCTTCTCCTGGTCCGTCATCCGTGACATCGTGACCAGCATCAACCTCTTCGGCTATGCCATCGCCTTCCTCGGCGTCGCCTACTACAACTACGTGAAGCTGCAGGCGCTCAAGGCCAAGGAGGCACAGAAGAAGGCCGCCCAGGCTGATGAGGAGTCTGGGAAGCTTCTTGATCAGGTCAATGGTGGCAGCAACCGGAGGAATGACTCCCACAATTGACCTGCCCGTTCAGTGTTCTGCTACAGTTACGTTGGTTCGTCTTCAATATTTCTAATGGATCTCTTTATTCGTTAGCTTATTTGTCTGTGGTAGTACACTTCTTCTACCGAGGAGGAGGTTTAAGGGGAAAACAATCGTGTGGGATTTGAATTCAGTTTTGATAACACGAATCAGATCTGGAACTGCATGTGATATATGACATGGGTCAGATCCAGGAAAGGAAGCTTGAAGGATATTAGTTGTGATTTTTGCTGCTGGAGAACTGTTTTGGCTTGTTTATGACTTCATCACCATTATCCATATACGCCGTTGTCATAGAGGGATATGTGTGTGTCTGTTTAATGTTCTTATATATTTGTCGGATCATGTTTGAGATTTCTTTTTCCTATTAAATGGGGTTGACAGTTTTGTTCAATTTACTATTCCGATGTTGCCCACTTGTCCTTCGTTTTCTTATTTATGTTGCATTGAAATCCTATGTTGTTGGCTGATCAGATGCATTTTGGCGTGTTGTAGATACTGGAAAGTGGAAACTACTACCACAAATTTGTCGCAATGCTATATATTAGTTCATGTTATACTAACATTTTTCTCTTTCAAATGATTAAATTTGAAAGTGGTCAACAATGTTCTCTGAACTTGTTTATGTGCCCATGTCACGAGATAATTTTCATTTGTTCTTTGTCTATtcactattatctgttgaattttATTTTCACTTATGAATCTACATATCTCTTTGCATTTAGATAGACACGATTTCCATTGTGtatcttcatattttcaaggatcACATTGTGATACTGATGTAGATTGAGTGATTTTTCCTTGAACTACTAAAGGAGGAGCTTCAGAACAAGAAAATATGCCTAATGGGACAACACAACGAAATGACTTTACGCATGTATCAGAGATGTGGAGAGTGAGCTAAGAGATTAGACAAGAAGGATACTAATTATGCTATGTTTGGTTTTGGGCCAAATTATCTAGGTTAAATTATGTTAACCGTACTAACTTTAACCTGGCTTTCTCATTAGGTTGCTAACCTAGCTAACTATCTAGGATCTATGGGTTGGcaaagaaaatgagaaaagagtATTTTAGTCCATCCCTTTATATAGGATACTTTATCTGAGTTGTACTCCTTTGACCAAGCTAAATTAGTTATTATTTAGACTAAACCATTTGGTGGATTAAACCCATGACCATCAACTGAGCCCTCCTTAACCCTGAATCATGTGCAACCttagtaaatattataaaaagtgCTAAGGGCATTAAAGATTCAATTGACAAAGTAAAACAACCCTGATAAGTAGTTAGCAGAATAAGTATTGTTGTAATTTAATAGTGGTACTTATAGGATCTATCAGAGTTGAAGAAGAAAACCCTACATAGAGAGTGAGGCTCATCAGGTTTTTCTGGAATCTGATTTGATTAAATAATTGGAAGGGATAAGATACGTAATAACATAGGGTGGAGAGATAGAAAAGAGGAATGTTTTAACTTTTTTATCTATGATGTACATGTATTTTGTGGAAAGATTGTTTCTTTGGTACCTTTAACCTGAAAGATTGTTGTTGTTGAAGCAGTTAGAGTCTGAACCAGCAAGGAAAGAATTCTGCCTATTTTCATATGTATGATACGGTACCAAtactttgttttattttttgatgGTTAAGAAAGAGAGAGATTAATTTTTTGTCACCGAGCAACATGTTTTAAGAAACTAAATGTGGACAACCGAAAAGTTTGTAATATGCTTAAATAATATTCAATCAGAAGTGTAATTGAATTTGTTATATGCTGATATCCCCAACTTTAGATGTTTTGATGCTTGTTTGTTCTGGATGAATGAGTGGTGGCAGAAGAGGCTAAATCAAGAGGTATTTTAGTTGGAAGATGAATCAAATAGTTTCTTACTGTGATCGTCCGTTAGATTATGAGTCCTTCCTGAATGTTTGTCatgatttgatggaggaactatggATAGGAGGTGAAAAAATTCTGTGCTGTTTTATTAGGCTTCAATCTGCACTTCTGTAGGATCTGTTTATAGATGACTGCCTGAACCATGTGCTGAGGTATTGGTTTGCTACACAGCAGTATTTTATCATTCCAGATATACAAGTGCTATGTTTGTCCACATGCCAATATAGGTACCATGAGTGCTGGTGCCTGCTACCTTATGCCAACTCCTATCTTACCATGCCACTGCATGGCGCACTCCGGTATGCACCTGCATGCATTAATTCTGCCATATGAGAGCTGTGATATATGCCAGCACAGGTATGACCAAGGTGCACTACTAAATCCACTACATTTCATTTCAAATTTACCTGCAAAAATTGTTTGTTCTGTGGCAACAGTTTAACTCCATAAGATCAGCATCATATGTCTGCTGACCATGATGGTAGGTTGTCATGCACCAAGTCCTTTACCATTGTCTGTGTTGTGTTTTCAACTATCCTGAAAATTTTCTGTTGCAGTCTATGTTTTCGCTCTTCATGATGACAGAAAGTGATCTTCAGAACATTCCGAAATTTCTTTCACAAGTTCACATTCCTTCCATGTTCAGTTGGCCATGTAACATATGTTGGTAATTCACTTCAGTGATCTGATCATGTAATCTTGTTTTTGGTTTCAGATCTTGCATAACATTTATGGAATATAATTGACAAGGCTATCATGTTTTCCTCCCTTGTTCTTAACAATTATGTTTGTAGTGTGTTGTCCTCTTGTTGCTTGTTAAGCCATGGCATTTCTTGGATTCTTCTTTGGTTTCTTATCACGTATTTGTGAGGcaatttttccctttttcttcatTTGTACTTTCTTCATTTGTACTTGAGATTGATACAACTCAAGTGTTTTCATGACAACCAACAATATCCATGAGAGCATTTTCAATTCAGGTTCTTCCTCCTGTCCTAACCCACTTACTCTTCAATCAAGTAATACTGTTTATCTtggttgaattgtttcttcatgaaATAACTACGTTTCTTCATGTTCTGGATGCAAGATGCATTTGTTATACCTGCTCATGGTATGTTCATCACCATATATAATTCTAGCATCCTAATTCTATGGCCAGcagttattattatcattatttttatttcttaccaTCATCTTTGTAGGAAGCACAGCAATGAGATGCAATCTTTAACTCTATGGAAGATGCAATATGCATAGTCTATAATGTGAGGCAAAGTGAAATAGACAATCTGAGCACTCAGTTGATGCACAAGCAAAAGCTGTCAACATATTCAAAGCTAATCATGTTATTAGGCCATATCTTAGCACtaaatttccttttttttaatcaaaatttccTTATTAAGACAGGGATTTGTTGTGGTCATTGCCACCCAAGTTCTTCCTATGTGTCACTGCAGAAACATGTCATCATCTAGAACATAAATCATTTACCATAATTTCCTAAATGCATTAGAAGATCACCTCAATAGAGTTGAATGTCACTCAGACAACCTATGCCACTCTCAGCACAAATCTGATAGAAAACCATGCTATTGTTCAGCTAGTTATGCATATCTACAAATGCAAACTATCACATCTTACATATAGTCATAGTCATTTTTCTCATCTGTTTACTAGGAACATCAGGCCAGAAGAGTGATAACCACAAAATTATCATCTTAAACTAGATGCCATCTTTTCTTAAATGTCAAAAACCAAGTTCCACAGTCATTGTTGTagtttggtctctttctcatttctgCAGCAGGCCATCTAGTCCTTTTTTATGATTAATCTTGAATGTGGTCCAATGCACTATTTAATCATCAGAAATTTTGATGAACTTACAAACCATACATATCCAGAATATTGATAGGATGTGCATTCCTCAATATGTGATCATTTCAATTATTATATCTTGCAATTAACATCTTACCTTCAATATGTAAAACTTATTCTCTCAGACTTGAGGCTTGGTATAGAATTGGAATCTTAACCTGCTGTCCTGTTGCAGGTTGGCATGTTATTTTCTTCCAAGAGACAAAAATCTGTACCTCACTTTAGATGCTCATCAGGCAACATCAAAATCAGGTAAATATTGCTATTTCAGTTTGTAACAAGATATTTTGGCAGATAAAACATGATTAAAAAAACATAATTTGGTTTGTCATTAATCTGCTCAATGAGTCTAATTATCAATATGAGGAAGTTGCCTCTAGGTAATTTACCATTTTGAATATTCCATAATTACTCATCACAAACTCTCTCTATGGTTCACAAGATTAAAGGTCACTACCACTGCATGCAGTGCATGGCACAAACTATTAATAGCATCAAAAATAGTGCTTCAGATATAATTATCATTTACATCTAACAAGACAAAAAGAAGACTCTTTGTTGTGGACTTCCATCCTTCTAAAACTCATCACAACACTCACTGTAGTTCATAACATAAAAGGCACCAGCAAAAATACATATGAAGCAAAGATCAACCCACCGTCTAAAAGCCCTAAAAATTAGCACTCTGGATGTAATTATTGTGTGCATCTTCAGGATTATATTAGGATTATTTGGTGGCACCACGTTACTTAAATAACATCTTAGGATTATATTACGGCAGACGGAAGCTTCCTCTTCCGCCTGTTTCGACAGGGACGTGGAGAGCAGGTCGGTCCAAATTGACAACCGAACCCAACACCGGTCCGATTTTGCCGGAAATATAATCGAACCGGACATGACATAAACTTAGGCCGTATGAGTATGTGTCACATTAGACAGTATATTTTCCCCACGTTTTTATTTTGCTCCGCATGGTCTGGTGGAGCCTTCGCTTCTACTGTCGAAGCTCTCCATGGTTTCAAGGCTGGTTCGATCATAAAAATCCAGTCTTTTGGGGAACTTCTATACACAGGCGGTGTGTTCTTTGAGGGAGAAGGATCCTACTTCTTGTATAGAGTTCTGTTCGTGTAGCCATAGCATCATTTGCCGTGATTGTTGAGGTGCCTTGTCTATCGAAACGAGATGGTTAGTAGCGCCACCATGGTTCTTCCCATTCTAATAGGTTTGTTCGCTGCTCCAATGGCCCGGAAGAGAGGCTAGACGAGCTCCGTCGGCAAATCAGATGGCGACCGGCTGAGGGTCGCCTGCGTCGGCGCCGGGGCGTGGGGCAGCGTCTTTGCTGCCCTCTTGCAGGATGCCTACGGCCAGTTCCGTGACAAGGTACAAGTCAGAATCTGGAGGCGGCCTGGGCGGGCCGTCGACCGGGCCACCGCGGAGCATCTCTTCGAGGTGATCAATTCGAGGGAGGACGTCCTGAGGCGGCTAATCCGGCGGTGCGCGTATCTGAAGTATGTCGAGGCGAGGCTTGGTGACCGCACTCTGTTTGCGGAAGAGGTCTTGAGGGATGGCTTCTGCTTGAATCTGATTGACACTCCGATTTGCCCGCTCAAGGTGGTGACCAATCTGCAGGAGGCAGTGTGGGATACCGACATCGTGGTGAACGGTTGGCCCTCGACGGAAATGAGGGAGGTGTTCGAGGAAATTGGTCGGTACTGGAAGGAGAGGATCAGTGCACCAATCATCATATCTCTTGCCAAGGGCATAGAGGGTTCTCTCCATCCGGTCCCTCGTATCATAACTCCTACACAGATTAATAGCCACGCAAGTAATGTTTCTCATCTTACTCTACCTATATGCAGGTCTCAGTTTATTACAGCTCATGGTTTTCAAACACACACATACTTGCTAGTTCATTAAGATGTTCTTATGCTGTTTGCCGATACACTGATAACAATTTTTTAGAAAACAGAGCAACATTTTATCTTTTATACATTGAAATGCAAATTTCCTGTGAAAAAACCATACACTCTGGTTTCTGTCAGCCACATGTCATTTAATCCTTTAAGAGATTGAACAGCTATCTTGAGAAATTTCATGCCATAATCTTTGTTTGGAAGATTTCAT is from Musa acuminata AAA Group cultivar baxijiao chromosome BXJ3-8, Cavendish_Baxijiao_AAA, whole genome shotgun sequence and encodes:
- the LOC135644981 gene encoding probable sugar phosphate/phosphate translocator At5g25400, whose amino-acid sequence is MRHLCRFANWSLSNSELCKQVLSGLVIPIPSRLRSSFLQLRIYRSQQQQFRDWTDRRRGGSGGAMAEGVMKKVLLSYAYVAVWIFLSFTVIVYNKYILDPKMYGWPFPISLTIIHMTFCSALAFLLVRVLRLVAPPASPPMTRPLYLSSVVPIGALYSLSLWFSNSAYIYLSVSFIQMLKALMPVAVYSISVLFRKEAFKSSSMLNMLSISFGVAIAAYGEARFVGAGVVLQLAAVAFEATRLVLIQILLTSKGVSLNPITSLYYVAPCCLAFLLVPWSMVELPVLRDRLAASAFRPDILIFGTNSLCAFALNLAVFLLVGKTSALTMNVAGVVKDWLLIAFSWSVIRDIVTSINLFGYAIAFLGVAYYNYVKLQALKAKEAQKKAAQADEESGKLLDQVNGGSNRRNDSHN